From the Erythrolamprus reginae isolate rEryReg1 chromosome Z, rEryReg1.hap1, whole genome shotgun sequence genome, one window contains:
- the JCAD gene encoding junctional cadherin 5-associated protein, whose translation MFSKDGLLITSAVPVDRNKNGDIGRRSGQAPLNGLPLHPGAIPKTNTARGHDQSNLVDGGRQWSPSCENFTGPVNVQRGLYDQPLLSRSSHSKKEKNNNFQRQLCQDFGAHDYSARVDSETIGMASASVLLEGKKWLNKEGLEDMRSNKEGTVKPLDDYRRQSSDKYLKQPIAFGQCEPDINNKERPLQDVCSGRQNIVASHVKNKAQTFPRFISSEISNYVEIPAVGSSEQYKGNPELESLKQSDPTARPKSGRPLKPPSYEFHQQSRGIVESNPPQDGQQKPKTIFYVTRVEESSLEPPLYIPPPSYKSPSEQSNNQPAPDSNEQSFEVIQNVEESTCSSSESSIDQLQMEDEEKSLHSNAQVGFLEKHLSSVQYIPFNDPRIRHIKVIHPGDFQVEDQAEGANNTSIVNKNHVDQEFKNSALDQNSCALSTQRGFYDTGNGINFEYPKARQSSQSSGAILISPEICTKVKTFPFQGKNHLNKKTNETMFCLVSVPSQSEPNIPVSGRVQGASGEDKSESNRDLKEQSFLSMSSTDLELQALTGNMINKDVSEKQDFQRAEFKQMHNLSSKKSPKHKELGCFGSWTSNEYKDPETQTSFKEQPKARPFHGSQLPLYGSYLKKTSTLTNGHFLKYGPSTTESAPSSLPADNRNNRPIPPPRKAPLSKPNGHVLLKHGPSTTKSAPSSLPADNRNNRPIPPPRKAPLNKPTKPECPKTLVNPKTGQNEVGTSSTGLPRQKNEPSFAPKEERKSPCSIKEAFGQFLLKPVGRRPWDAISELESFNQEIQKQEDRDDGGKENEGKYEREEEEEKKMKKAEEKASKTDEASQDHRCSIQTKKAKVASPLFKKGTNKSKHESENISKPTVSRAVLSELRNVRSEPRELDKTVKKTKGNINQRHDNTRKIIKLAIRLPPVKPNISGCSDSAKSKLFNTLNTREANAENHNNKDLDKLKMAAGKYIPTLETASVAPLSFKKRNQGHSDPNLRSVDLDGNGGTSISSTKKIPSNESLHTRASRILGIEVAVESLTTDNKTLPPKNSDKMAQSNQLPSKNIPRAEMTTGIASSKGKPKSTFIGESVLGSVKDQHSGGKKLTQCSQQHPDLSKHQAGHAQSLRAAVPPLDERKSLPSNVEKKNRRNSKITVIRQGQVASAANRAALDRMARMKEVHSVSRMRLLSTKNEKSGEDREEEKEPGGKRNDSAVGHTETPRRLSQGSCVSKHVISLNEKEHLGNRTTKKHERDLPSSEVYDPSQVERV comes from the exons ATGTTCAGCAAGGATGGCCTTCTGATTACATCTGCAGTTCCAGTTGACAGAAATAAGAACGGAGATATTGGTAGGCGGTCTGGTCAGGCACCCCTGAATGGTTTACCACTCCATCCCGGAGCCATACCCAAGACCAATACAGCAAGAGGACACGACCAAAGTAATCTGGTCGACGGAGGGAGGCAATGGAGTCCCTCCTGTGAAAATTTCACAGGTCCAGTCAATGTACAAAGAGG GCTTTATGACCAGCCCCTGCTAAGTAGGTCTTCACATtcgaagaaagagaaaaacaataaCTTCCAAAGACAACTGTGTCAAGATTTTGGTGCTCATGATTATTCTGCCAGAGTAGATTCTGAAACAATAGGAATGGCTTCAGCCTCCGTCTTGCTTGAAGGTAAAAAGTGGTTGAACAAAGAAGGATTAGAGGATATGAGGAGTAACAAAGAGGGAACCGTAAAACCTCTCGATGACTACAGAAGACAAAGTTCTGACAAATATTTGAAACAACCAATTGCATTTGGACAATGTGAGCctgatataaataataaagaaaggccGCTTCAAGATGTGTGTTCAGGAAGGCAAAACATCGTGGCTTCCCATGTTAAGAATAAAGCCCAAACTTTCCCAAGATTTATTTCATCAGAGATTTCGAATTATGTTGAAATTCCTGCTGTAGGCAGCAGTGAACAGTATAAAGGAAATCCTGAGTTGGAATCTCTGAAACAGTCTGACCCAACAGCTAGGCCCAAGTCTGGCAGACCCCTGAAGCCTCCTTCGTATGAATTTCATCAACAGAGTAGGGGAATTGTGGAAAGCAACCCACCACAGGATGGACAGCAAAAACCCAAAACCATTTTCTATGTGACCAGAGTTGAAGAATCTAGCTTAGAGCCCCCGTTGTACATACCCCCTCCATCTTACAAATCTCCTAGTGAGCAAAGTAACAATCAACCTGCACCTGACTCCAATGAGCAGTCCTTTGAGGTAATACAAAATGTAGAGGAGAGTACTTGTAGTAGTTCCGAGTCTTCAATTGATCAGCTACAAATGGAAGACGAAGAAAAGAGTTTGCATAGTAATGCACAGGTGGGGTTTCTGGAGAAACACCTATCTTCTGTTCAATATATTCCTTTCAATGACCCTCGAATACGGCACATTAAAGTAATACATCCAGGTGACTTTCAGGTGGAGGATCAAGCAGAGGGTGCAAATAATACTAGTATCGTCAATAAAAATCATGTGGACCAGGAGTTCAAAAATTCAGCTCTTGATCAGAACAGTTGTGCCTTGTCCACCCAAAGAGGCTTTTATGACACAGGCAACGGGATAAACTTTGAATATCCCAAAGCAAGGCAATCGTCTCAAAGCTCAGGTGCAATACTAATATCCCCTGAAATTTGTACGAAAGTGAAAACCTTTCCTTTCCAAGGAAAAAATCACTTAAATAAAAAAACGAACGAAACTATGTTTTGTTTGGTGTCTGTACCTTCTCAATCTGAACCAAACATTCCAGTTTCGGGTAGAGTACAGGGTGCCAGTGGGGAGGATAAATCTGAGAGCAATAGAGATCTAAAAGAACAGAGTTTCCTGAGTATGTCTTCTACTGATTTAGAGCTGCAAGCCCTTACAGGAAACATGATCAATAAAGATGTGTCAGAGAAACAAGATTTTCAGAGAGCAGAGTTCAAACAAATGCACAATCTCAGCTCCAAGAAGTCTCCTAAGCACAAAGAGCTTGGGTGTTTTGGCTCCTGGACATCCAATGAGTATAAAGACCCGGAAACACAAACTAGTTTCAAAGAACAACCCAAAGCTCGGCCTTTCCATGGGTCACAGCTGCCTCTCTATGGGTCATATctgaaaaaaacaagcacactGACCAATGGCCACTTCTTAAAGTATGGTCCATCTACTACAGAATCGGCACCAAGTAGTTTACCTGCTGATAACAGGAACAATAGACCAATCCCTCCCCCTAGGAAAGCTCCGCTTAGCAAGCCCAATGGCCACGTCTTGTTAAAGCATGGTCCATCTACTACAAAATCGGCACCAAGTAGTTTACCTGCTGATAACAGGAACAATAGACCAATCCCTCCCCCTAGGAAAGCTCCGCTTAACAAGCCCACCAAACCTGAGTGTCCTAAGACTCTAGTCAATCCCAAAACAGGCCAGAATGAGGTTGGTACTTCATCCACAGGGCTCCCCAGGCAGAAAAATGAACCCAGTTTTGCCcctaaggaagaaaggaaatcaCCTTGCAGTATCAAAGAAGCTTTTGGGCAGTTTCTCTTAAAGCCTGTGGGTCGGCGACCATGGGATGCAATCAGCGAACTGGAAAGTTTTAACCAGGAAATTCAAAAGCAAGAGGACAGGGATGATGGTGGTAAAGAGAATGAGGGAAAGtatgagagagaggaggaggaggagaaaaaaatgaaaaaagcagAGGAAAAAGCATCTAAAACCGATGAAGCCAGCCAAGACCACAGATGTAGCATCCAGACAAAAAAGGCAAAAGTAGCCAGTCCCTTGTTTAAAAAGGGAACCAATAAAAGTAAACATGAAAGTGAAAATATTTCTAAACCCACAGTTTCAAGAGCTGTACTTAGTGAACTTAGAAATGTTAGATCAGAGCCAAGAGAATTGGATAAAACAGTAAAGAAAACGAAAGGAAACATAAATCAAAGACATGATAATACAAGAAAGATTATTAAACTAGCTATCCGTCTGCCTCCAGTGAAACCAAACATTTCAGGTTGCTCAGACAGTGCAAAGTCTAAACTATTCAACACCCTTAATACTAGGGAAGCCAATGCTGAAAACCATAACAATAAAGATTTGGATAAGCTGAAAATGGCAGCAGGCAAATATATCCCTACTTTAGAAACGGCATCTGTAGCAccattatcttttaaaaaaaggaaccaAGGGCATTCTGACCCAAATCTGAGATCTGTTGACCTGGATGGCAATGGAGGAACAAGCATTTCTTCTACAAAGAAGATTCCATCCAATGAATCCCTTCATACAAGAGCATCTAGGATCCTGGGCATAGAGGTAGCTGTGGAATCTCTAACCACTGATAACAAAACTCTTCCTCCTAAAAATTCTGATAAAATGGCACAGAGCAATCAAttgccaagcaaaaatataccGAGGGCTGAGATGACAACTGGTATAGCTTCTTCCAAAGGAAAGCCAAAAAGCACTTTCATTGGAGAAAGCGTCTTAGGATCAGTGAAGGACCAGCATAGTGGTGGAAAAAAGTTGACCCAGTGTTCTCAGCAGCATCCTGACCTTAGTAAACACCAAGCAGGGCATGCTCAATCTCTTAGAGCCGCTGTGCCTCCACTTGACGAAAGAAAATCACTCCCATCAAAcgtagaaaagaaaaatagacgtAATTCAAAGATAACTGTGATCAGGCAAGGCCAAGTGGCCTCGGCTGCAAACCGAGCAGCCTTGGATCGCATGGCGCGGATGAAAGAAGTCCATTCAGTTTCTCGTATGAGACTTCTCAGTACAAAGAATGAGAAATCTGGTGAGgatagagaggaagaaaaggaaccaGGAGGGAAACGCAATGATTCTGCT